In a genomic window of Acropora muricata isolate sample 2 chromosome 2, ASM3666990v1, whole genome shotgun sequence:
- the LOC136892968 gene encoding uncharacterized protein: MSQPLQAQFDILEPFDGVDFTDYSERLNSYLNNIGQVTADASDTAKREADKRKVAVTIFLIGKQTYSTLKDLCLPNLPAEKTYDQLTEILKGYYKVLEVAESYRFHHTLQSENETVTEYANKLKRLAVNCNFGTYLTRALRDQFVGGVKSQATKKKLLTEDRTFEQALKVAPADELAEKESKQLQFNSNLSAKVQASTPSKQTTCSDYRENSCEILFSLWILTTFG, encoded by the coding sequence ATGTCACAACCATTACAAGCTCAGTTTGATATTCTGGAGCCGTTCGATGGCGTCGATTTTACAGACTACAGTGAACGCTTAAACTCCTATTTAAATAATATTGGCCAAGTTACAGCAGATGCTTCCGATACTGCCAAACGAGAAGCAGACAAGAGAAAAGTTGCCGTTACAATTTTCCTGATCGGTAAGCAAACGTATAGCACTCTTAAAGATCTTTGTTTACCAAATTTACCCGCGGAGAAGACATACGATCAGCTTACAGAAATTTTGAAAGGCTATTACAAAGTACTTGAAGTTGCAGAATCCTACCGTTTCCATCATACACTTCAGAGtgaaaatgaaactgttacTGAATATGCTAACAAGTTGAAACGTTTAGCAGTGAACTGTAATTTTGGTACATATCTTACAAGAGCCTTGAGAGATCAATTCGTGGGGGGTGTGAAAAGTCAAGCTACAAAGAAGAAACTCCTTACTGAGGACCGTACTTTCGAACAAGCGTTAAAGGTTGCTCCAGCAGACGAATTGGCCGAAAAAGAATCCAAACAACTTCAGTTTAATTCTAATTTAAGTGCTAAAGTTCAGGCTAGCACACCCAGTAAACAAACAACATGTAGCGATTACCGGGAAAATTCATGCgaaattttgttttcgttgtGGATCCTCACAACATTTGGCTGA